TATCTTAAAGGGTGGTCCTGGAACAGGGAAATCCTCATTGATGAAAACGATTGGAAAACGGTTTGAAGAAATTGGGTTAAACGTAGACTATTTGCATTGTGCTTCCGATAATCAATCCATCGACGGTGTTCTCCTCCCTGAATTCGGTGTGGGGATTGTAGATGGGACAGCTCCTCATATTATTGAACCAAAAGCACCCGGCGTGATCGAAGAGTATGTGAATTTAGGAGTGGCATGGGACCGTAATGAACTGACCGGGCACAAGGAAGAAATCCTTGCCTTAAATGATCACATTGCCTCACTCTTTCAGAAAGCGTATCATACCTTTGCGTCATCCCTGAGTGCCCATGATGACATTGAAGACATCTACATTGCGAACATGGACTTCGAAAAAGCCAATGAATTGACAAACGAGTTGATTTCACTCTTTTTTGAAGAAGACAGCCTTCCTAAATCCTCCACAGTCAAACATCGGTTCTTGGGTGCCGCTACTCCTGATGGGGCAGTTGACTACATTCAGAATTTAACGGAGGATGTCGGGAAGCGCTACTTTATCAAAGGGCGTGCAGGTTCCGGAAAGTCAACGATGTTAAAGAAAATTGCTTCTGCTGCAGAAGAGAAAGGATTTGACGTAGAAGTTTATCATTGCGGTTTTGACCCGAATAGTCTTGATATGTTGATCATCAGAGAAATAGGGATCGCTATATTTGATAGCACCGCACCACATGAATATTTTCCTGATCGGGAATCAGACGAAATCATCGATATGTATGAAAGATGTATTACCGAGGGGACAGATGAAAAATATGCTGGCGATATCGAACGGACGACAAAAGCCTATAAGGATAAAATGAATGAAGCAATCTCATATTTAAAAGAAGCTAAGAAGCTTCGTGAACAACTCGAATCCATTTATATAGGGGCCATGGACTTTGCAAAGGTTAATATGATTAGAGAAGAAATCTTTCAGGAAATAAGTGAGTTTATAAAGAAGTAGGGTATAGAGGAAAGGGCCATGCGTGGTGATCATTATGTCATCACGCTTTTATTGGGTTGACAAAATACCCATGCAGGTATATTATATGTACATACAGTTATTCATATCAGAGAATTGGGAGGAATCATTATGAAAGAATTAACCGCAAAACAAGTTGAAGAATTAGTAACTGAAGGCAATCAATCTTTAAACATAATAGACGTTCGTGAAGATGAAGAAGTCGCTTCAGGAATGATTCCGGCTGCTAAACATATTCCGTTGGGTTCGATTGAAAGTCGTATGGGTGAGTTAGATAAGACGAAAGAATATATCATGGTATGCCGTTCTGGAGGAAGAAGTGGACAAGCTTCACAATTTCTTGAGAGTCAGGGGTTCAATGTCATTAATATGACCGGTGGAATGATGTCTTGGGAAGGTCCTACGAAATAATCTTCTTTATTGAAACCACAGGGTCACAACAAAAATTAGGAAGAATAAAACCGAAATCTGGAGGAATGGAAAATGAGTAAAAAAGTAGCGATCATCGCAAGTAACGGTGGATTATTTGATGCGTATAAAGTATTTAATATTGCAACTGCGGCGGCAGCCACCGATCAGGAAGTAGCCATTTTCTTTACATTTGAAGGATTAAATCTTATCCATAAAGAAGGTCACAAACAGCTTCCGATGCCCGAAGGAAAAGAACACTTCCAAGAGGGATTTGCCAAGGCCAATGTACCCGGTATTCCCGAGTTAGTGGAAATGGCGCAAGAGATGGGGGTTTCCTTTATTGGTTGCCAAATGACGATGGATGTAATGGGCTTGGATAAAGAAGCATTTGTGGATGGAATCGAAGTGGGTGGAGCAGTCACATTCCTTGAATTCGCAAAGGACGCAGATGTCACATTAACATTCTAATCCATTGAAATAAATCAGTATAAACGATAAAAACCATGCGGAAGCATGGTTTTTATTATGCAAAAGTTTCAACGGAAGGCCATAGTTATATCGAAATAGTATTGGGTAAAACGGTATATTATATCAGTATAATGAATAACGTGTACTGATTTTATGGTAGGATAATAAGGGATGAAAGTTATGAATAAAGGAGTTAAATAGATTACTATGAAATTAGTATCATGGAATGTAAACGGAATTAGAGCCTGTGTGAAAAAAGGGTTTTTAGATTATTTTCACAGCATAGATGCAGATATTTTCTGTCTTCAGGAAACCAAGCTTCAAGAAGGGCAAATCTCCTTGGATTTAAAGGGATACCACCAATATTGGAATTATGCATTACGAAAGGGATATTCAGGCACTGCCGTTTTCACTAAAAAGAAACCTCTGACAGTCTCGTATGGTTTCAATCAGGATCATATGGAACCTGAAGGGAGAATCATTACATGTGAATATGATTCTTTTTACTTGGTGAATGTCTATACGCCTAACTCGAAAAGAGATCTTTCGAGGATCAAGGAACGTCTTGGATGGGAGGATGCCTTGAGAGACTATCTCGCGGATTTGAATCTTCATAAACCGGTCATTCTATGCGGGGACTTAAATGTTGCGCATACGGAAATTGACCTGAAAAATGATAAGTCAAACCGTGGAAATTCAGGTTTCACCGATGAAGAAAGGGGGAAAATGGGTCTGTTGCTAAAGGAAGGCTTCGTCGATAGTTTTCGCTATCTATACCCCGAAAAGGATGACGCTTTCAGTTGGTGGTCTTATATGAGTAAAGTACGTGAACGAAATATCGGCTGGAGGATTGATTACTTTATCGTCTCCGAACAATTATCGCCTTCTATAGAAAAAGCTGAAATTCACTCGGATATTCACGGAAGTGATCATTGTCCTGTATACTTGGAGTTAGAGTAGTACATAAAGGAAATAAGAAAGAATCCATGTGGAGGGAATTGAATGTTACAGAAAAGAATACAGCAGTATATTGATGAAATGAAAGGATCAGACATTCCTGTTCACTTGTTTAAACAAGAGAGAGACTATGTGTTGAATCACGGTTTATTGGATGCTGACGAGGTTGCCGCCCCGGAAGCGGGTTCACGCTTTCAGGATGCATATATCGAGCGTTGTGAG
The DNA window shown above is from Rossellomorea vietnamensis and carries:
- a CDS encoding exodeoxyribonuclease III, encoding MKLVSWNVNGIRACVKKGFLDYFHSIDADIFCLQETKLQEGQISLDLKGYHQYWNYALRKGYSGTAVFTKKKPLTVSYGFNQDHMEPEGRIITCEYDSFYLVNVYTPNSKRDLSRIKERLGWEDALRDYLADLNLHKPVILCGDLNVAHTEIDLKNDKSNRGNSGFTDEERGKMGLLLKEGFVDSFRYLYPEKDDAFSWWSYMSKVRERNIGWRIDYFIVSEQLSPSIEKAEIHSDIHGSDHCPVYLELE
- a CDS encoding DsrE/DsrF/DrsH-like family protein, with translation MSKKVAIIASNGGLFDAYKVFNIATAAAATDQEVAIFFTFEGLNLIHKEGHKQLPMPEGKEHFQEGFAKANVPGIPELVEMAQEMGVSFIGCQMTMDVMGLDKEAFVDGIEVGGAVTFLEFAKDADVTLTF
- a CDS encoding rhodanese-like domain-containing protein; protein product: MKELTAKQVEELVTEGNQSLNIIDVREDEEVASGMIPAAKHIPLGSIESRMGELDKTKEYIMVCRSGGRSGQASQFLESQGFNVINMTGGMMSWEGPTK
- a CDS encoding PRK06851 family protein; its protein translation is MTGKIRHYYAGGNTAKGFYSLYDSVLAGLERVYILKGGPGTGKSSLMKTIGKRFEEIGLNVDYLHCASDNQSIDGVLLPEFGVGIVDGTAPHIIEPKAPGVIEEYVNLGVAWDRNELTGHKEEILALNDHIASLFQKAYHTFASSLSAHDDIEDIYIANMDFEKANELTNELISLFFEEDSLPKSSTVKHRFLGAATPDGAVDYIQNLTEDVGKRYFIKGRAGSGKSTMLKKIASAAEEKGFDVEVYHCGFDPNSLDMLIIREIGIAIFDSTAPHEYFPDRESDEIIDMYERCITEGTDEKYAGDIERTTKAYKDKMNEAISYLKEAKKLREQLESIYIGAMDFAKVNMIREEIFQEISEFIKK